Proteins found in one Veillonellaceae bacterium genomic segment:
- a CDS encoding NAD(P)H-binding protein, which yields MAQKSALLLGASGLVGGELLKLLLDGDEYQRVTILVRRPLAIQHPKLTEVVIDFNSLEQAKDKFSADDIFSCLGTTIKKAKTREAMNKVDYEYTMSAAKLAKAMDADKFLVISSIGANPNSPVWYSRLKGRLEADLKQLGLPALYVFQPSLLVGKRKEFRFGEYTAAFLSKFIPFMFNGPLKKYKPIKASTVAAGMYRAAQLPNSGIITFQSDKINQLAYSLVES from the coding sequence ATGGCGCAGAAATCAGCATTATTGCTGGGAGCAAGTGGATTAGTGGGCGGAGAATTGCTTAAACTTTTATTAGACGGCGATGAATACCAGCGCGTTACAATCCTGGTACGCAGACCGCTCGCCATTCAACATCCGAAATTAACTGAAGTGGTTATAGATTTCAATTCCCTCGAACAAGCCAAAGACAAGTTTAGCGCGGATGACATTTTTAGCTGCCTTGGAACAACAATTAAAAAAGCTAAAACCCGCGAGGCCATGAATAAAGTAGATTACGAGTATACGATGTCAGCAGCCAAGCTCGCAAAGGCCATGGACGCTGATAAATTTCTTGTTATTAGCTCAATAGGTGCTAATCCTAACTCCCCAGTCTGGTATTCGCGTCTGAAAGGCAGGTTGGAAGCAGATTTAAAACAGCTAGGGCTGCCAGCTTTATATGTTTTTCAGCCATCCCTGTTGGTTGGCAAACGTAAAGAATTCCGGTTTGGCGAGTACACAGCCGCATTTCTGTCCAAATTTATACCCTTTATGTTTAACGGTCCTTTAAAAAAGTATAAACCTATTAAGGCTAGTACGGTGGCCGCCGGGATGTACAGAGCCGCCCAGCTTCCAAACTCAGGTATTATCACCTTTCAATCGGATAAAATTAACCAGCTTGCTTATTCCTTAGTCGAATCGTAA